The genomic segment TAGGAGCTACTTTCCACTGATTCTGGATCAAGCCCcattaccagtgttccctgtaaactgagcacctTGGCAGCTCCCCCCGCCAGGAGAGGGTCAAATGAGGCCCAGCAGAtgagcagagtgctcacagccggcagcgtgggtttctactggtggtgcacatccacaccagcctcagtgtgcataaaatttattccaccccatggatggaaacagtTAGACAGAACACTGGCCGCTACCCATGGGCTGCTGGTGATGCTTGGGATCACAAGCCTGATCACATGCAAAAAGGGCAGAAGATGCCACCTGGTGTTTCCATAGTTAAGTTCCTATCATGGAATATACATcagtgaggtagctgtgttactctgtatcttcaaaaacaacaagaagtcctgtggcacctgatagactaacagatattttggagtagaagctttcgtgggcaaagacgttGTGGGAGGGAGATTGTTTCCCATCCCCTCCAACTTACTAGAATGTAAAGTCCTCTTTCCAGAGCAGGGCcagccagaagagattcaggtactgcccagctgattagcagagcaaccacagccacccacagtgggcagtgtgtgtttctattagtggtgcacagctaaacatgccttggtgcacataacaaaatttaatctGCCTCTGGATGCAAATATTTAAAGGGAACCCTGGTTAGGAGAACTGCTGTTAGGGCTCTAGACATACCTGCTGGTGTTTCCATAGCTAAGGTCCCATCATAGCCAAGGACACTGGATTGCAACTCCAGGTTCCAATTCTGCAAAGCTTCAGCCCGGTTCTGGTTCTGAGCCTGTCTGGACCAATCAGCCGTTGCCCAGCATAGCAGCTGCACCTACCCACTGGAAATCCTTGCTAGTGCGTTGGCCTGGAGACAGAAATTCTGCAGGGCTAAGAAATTAGAAGGTTTGAATGGAAAACAGCTACGGAAACCACAGGTGACAACTCCCCATGCCCTGAACAAGGGCTGACACCAACACATGGGAGAAGTGGCAgggggcagcattccctgtaaactgagggcttgggtggccaactgggagagattcaggtgctgcccagctggttggcAGAGCGCCCGGTGCCACCAGTGTGTGTTTCTCTttgtggtgcacataataaaatttattctacacatggataaCAAAACTAGAGGGAAtgatggcaggtgggcagctgtacAGGGATCTCATCCCATCCCCACCTGCTCTAAGTCACAGCTCAGTCCCTTAGAACTGTGCTGCACAAGTAGATTGAGTGTATAGGCTCTTCCTGAATAAAACCAGCATGGACCATCTGGTACCCAATAAAAAGCGCTTTGATTCTTGAAATACTGGTAGTGTTCTCTgcaagctgggtgcttgggcagccacccaggagaggtttaGGTGCTgtacagctgattagcagagcacccagagccacccacagctagcagtgtgtgtttctattgggggtgcacatGTGCGCATACCtcagtgtacataaaatttattctgcttatggatggaaaaaaggaaAGGGAACGCTGGCTGGGAATCAGGAGTCAGAGGCAGTTTGCTTATgaatggggggggggctccaACCATCACCTCCCAGCCCTGGATTTCTGCTCCTGTGTGCAATTGTGCAGCATGCCGTAGCCTAGGTagtctccaccccagagccagctgcattccAGCAGAGGCACGTTGCCTTGGAAAAGAGTGAGTGACCTACCAGACCTGTGGGATGATGGGGGAGGTCACGCCCTCATCTGTAGGACGGGGGTGTTTGTCCCGCTGCAACATCGCCACCCTCTGGCCGCATCCAGTACTGCAGACAGAGCAACAAGCAGGGCCAGttcagcactggaataaattgtctggggaagCTCCGTCAtcggagctatttaagagcaggttggataagcAGCTgtgggggatggtctagatggtgcctagCCCTGCCCCGCGGGCAGGGAGTGGACTTAAGGGCCTCTTGAGGACCTTCcccgttctagtgttctatagaaaagggaaattaaatgcaaccagcctgctgcagctgctagcTGCCCCGTCCCTGAGCTTGCATGCCCCCAGCAAGTGCATTACGAAGCATTTTCCTGAACCCAGGGAGCAGCGACAGGTGCATGTTGGCACAGGCAGTGCTCAGAGCGGTTTTTTGGGGGGAGTGAGTGGGATCTATAATAACCAAAAGAGCAGCAACTTTGTAAAACAAGGCTTAAAGTGGGGACATGATGCTTAGTAGCAGGGGACTAGAGAGTCCTGGACAGGCACAACCATCACCCTTGGCAGAGAATCCAGACAGTAAATAAGTTGCTAGGGCAGGGTTCTGTGGTGGCAGTTTCATGTGTTGTCTTCACTGCCCCCTACTCTGTGTTGCCATCCCAGCAGGCATGAGGGAGAAAGGACTCTAGATAGAGCATGAACAGGGGAGCTCACCTACATGTAAAGCTGACACATGCAGGTTGTGAGCAGGAGACCTTGACCCTGTGACTGCAGGGCCCAAAGCCCTGTGCTCACCCACAAGCCAATGCACAGCAGACTTCCCTCTCCCTTGGCAGGGGTCTCCGTGCCTCTAGGGTTACATATGTATACaaagggcagagggtgggtgtCTGCCTGCAAGGGACAGGCCGACTTGCAGCTGGAAGGAAATTCTGTGCCCTTCACTCCGGGGAATCCTGGGTTCTGACTACCACTTATGAGTTGTGCCTCCCACTGCCCAGGTgtgcctgcaccccccccccccactttggcAGAGTTGGACTAGAGGAGAGCAGGGTCAcatccctcttccccccccacccccagccccatgggaTAAAAGCTAAGTGAGGctgaagttgggggggggggggtggcagacTGTTGCCCACTAGTGGCAGCCGGGAACCTCGGTTGGTAACTACAGTAGAACCCAGAGACAAGTGCACTCACGTTGCATGACTCTTGGGTTAACGCAACTGCGGGGCGGGCAGCTGGCACCGGATTCTGGGATGcggggaaactgactagtgcagcaACACTGATCGGTTTCCTGTCTGAGCAGCAGCCAGCTACAGCCTGGGCCCCAGCTCCCAGGAAACTGTTCAGCACTTTTgcactggtctgtttcctggctcctcccagtAACACAAAATTTGATTGGAAGGGGGTTGCACAGGAATGCCACCTCCGTGTAAGTTGAAGGTCAACTGTAGGTGTCTCTGCGAGGAAAGCGGAAGCGGGGCAGAGGCATTATTCCCCGCACTAGGCAAAAGTGTTTTTTCCAAGTCAGCATGTGACTGGGGCTGCTCAGCTGGGTAAACAGGGCCCCCAGCCAGACGCCAGCACTTACCTGCTCTGTGCAAGCCCTGGTCCAGCAGTGTGGGCTTGGGGGAGcagcctgcctcccctctccatcCCCTAGAGCAGCTTCCTCCGCTGTCCAACCTACCTGCAAGCCACTAAACCCAGGGTGGCACCAGTCTACCCCTGCTGccaatccccacccccatcccagcagcTAGCCCTGCTTGTTTGCAGGCAGGCCCAGGAAGGACTTGGACAATGTTATAACTTCTCATTAAAggtacccaccccacccccctcggCTGTGAGCGAGGCCCAACTTCTGCCATCACTGGTACCTAAGTGATGTACTAAACATAGCACCTTTACAGGCCTACAGCCTTGCACAATCCTCTATACATCCCCTCCCTCTGTACCTAGGGCTCTCCCTAACTACTACAGCAAGCTCCTGAAGCTGGTTAGGCAGGGCTCTGTATTTCATGCTTCTCTTCCCACCCACCTGCAAGCATGCAAGGCATGCACGCTCTCTCtggcacgcacgcacacacactcgTCAGGCCACCTCAAAAGCACCCCACTGAAAAACCACTGCACAGCTGCATTAGGAAAGCGACACGCGTTTTTAATTACCTATCAAGAGTCACCAACATGCTGCACAGCACGGGGAAGGCTCTTCGTGTATGTCAGGACAaaggctcctgctcagagccctgctctgttccctgtcCAACGGGCTTTATATAGGACtactttaaaaaagtaatttcacAGCAAAGGCAGCGGAGACTTAACTGAAGCCAGAGCCAGTCTGAGCTCAGGGACAGCTCCTTGGGAAGACTTAGCACCTTACAGACATTTGTTCTTGGAAGTAGCTATTCCTTCCCCCATCATCTGCAAAACAAATGCACAGAGTAGCGGGCCCACAAGTGGAACCCTGGAGTTGGGCTTCTCCTTGTGACCCGAGTAccatcccccaccctcacccccaccccccctttttaTAGAAGACCCTTAATTGACTGACTCCAGGAGTGGGGGGAACTCCATCTTGATGTCATCAAGGCTATTGGAGTGTAACTGGGAACAGATAAACCCACCCCCTCTCCTAGATCACAAGCGACTTCCCTGGGATAGCCCCAGTGACCATCTAAGTGCTTTAGTGCTCCAGACAGACAaggaccaccagcagcagcctcctTGGGCTGCGTCCCCAACCCTGCCTTTCAGCAGGCCTGGCCTAGCTCCCCAGAGAAATGCATCGCACTAAGGAAATCTCTCTGTTTCCTGAGAGGCACCATGCGGCCAGGGAGAGGCTCCCAGGTGACTGCATGGCCCTGTGGCAGAGATCACcaaaggggcagggcagcccagccccatgcGGTCCATGCACTGGGCAGAGAAGAGACAAGTCTCAACCCTGATGGCCCATTGGAGGTAAGGACGAGAAGCTACTTTACATAAATAAAACACAACAGAAACACATGTCCCAATCTGGCTCCACCAATCCAGTTCTGATAGGCTCAGTTTGcagtcccctccccttccccctccaatAGCAACTTGATCCATGCAGCCACATTGCACTAGGATTGGGCTGGCTGTTTCGTCCATGGTACGAAGAGTCAGCTTGGACCGCTGGATCCCAGTTGCAGTGGAGAGTGGGCAGGCAGTAAAACAAGCAGAGTTTTGCCAGAGGCGTCCCTGGGGCAGAGAAACGGGAGTCTCCACAGTGCGCTTAAATGTGGGGCGCTTTGGTCATTGCTGCCAAAGGACTGATTGCAACAGCAGCAGTTCTAAACAACCGCATCGTCCGCACTCCTGTGAACGTCTCCCACGCAGACTGCAGGCTGCGATGCCCTCAGGCAAAGCGGCAGTGCACTGTGCACCAAGGTCCTCTGAGAGGGGACCAGCTGGCACGAAAGCAGCATGTGTTGCAAAGGGGTGAGTTTCACAAGGATACTGGACACTTCCCAGCAGAGGGGTGGCCTGCTGGTATGACGTGCCTGGCAATACTGTGGCTGGTTAAACCTTCAGGAGAAACGGGCGGTAACAGGATCATGTAAACAGAGGCTTGGCTACCATCTTCAGACTCATGCTGACCTAGGGGCATCCTACTCCCAGTCCAAGAGCTTATGGTCTCCCGTTGGCTAGCGGGTGGATAGGACACATTAGGTACGACTTGGGTGCCTTGATTTTCAAGTGCTCCACTCAATCCTTCGAAAGAGCCCCAACTTTCAGcaggcaggtgctcagcactgtCGAACCAGGAAGATCCGTAAGTGGGGCCATTAAGATCCGTTGGCTCCCTTCCAATGACCTGGCTCTGGAGTTAAATAGCCATTAATTCCTTCCATGGTGTCTGACCACAGACTGTAGGGAAAGGACTACTGGAGAGGTGGCCAGGAACCAGAGAAAAGTTCTTCATACCCCACTGGCAAAGGTGCAGAGCAAGACGCGCACGTCAGGAGCGGACTCAGCTCACAGCTGGAGTCTAAGTGCTAGCTCCCAGTGACAGCCACATCAATGGTAGTTTCTCCTTCAGCCAGATTGCCCTCAGCCACCCCTGTACCCATCTCGACACTGGCCAGCGAGACCTGATCCTGGCCAGTATTGATTGCTTCCGGTTTCCCCAGCACGTTCCTGAGCTGTATCCAGAAGAAAGgctgcctgctgggctctgaAGGCCACTCCAGGTAGGTTTTGGTGCTCAGCATTTTCCGGAGCCTGCAGAACTTGTTGGGCAGGCTCCGAGGATCAATGGACTCCTTTACTATGAGGATGACATCCTCATAGCCCAGGCCGATGGCCCGCTGGTGGGCGAAGTACAGCTCATAGTTGCACCACTCGCTGTCGACGAAGCTATGGGAGAGGATGAAGATGACCTTGTAGCTGTTCTCAATATTCTCAATGATGTTGTCGATGATCCACTTGCCTGGCGTGAAGTCCCGCTCGTGGATGCAGATGCGGTACGGGGGGCTGGAGGTCTCCAGCCGGCGGAGCAGCTCTTGCCTCACCCAGTCAGCATCCACGTAGCTGTAGGAGATGAAAGCATGGTACATGTAGGCACGAGTGGAGTGAGCCTGGCGAGCACGGTACTTCGAGCGGATGATGCGGTAGGTGGCTTGCAGATACCACGGCACGTcaaacctccagcacagcaccatGGTGGCAATGATCACCACTGCTGTCACCGAGACAGAGATGGCCACCACCACCCGCACATCACACTCTGTCAGCCCTGGGGCGTAGTCACCCACTTTCACAtccagcagggactgggggtggtAGCACGTCCAGTCCTGAGGCCAGTCCAGCAGGGTCAGTCTACCCTTCTGCCGCGTCTCCTGCAGGAAGCTGTAGAGGTCGCAGGTGCAGTGGTAGGGGTTGTTGCCTGCTTTGAGGATGGTTAGTTCCGGCATGTTGACAAATGAGCCCTCACTGATGATGCCAAAGGAGTTGCCGTCCATGGCAAGTGTTCGCAGGCTGGGGCATTTCCACTCTGAAGGGATGAACTTGATCTTGTTCCCACTCAGCTTCAGCTCCTGGAGGTCATGGCAGCGGACAAAGTAGCTCATCTCCAGGCGGTCCAGCTGGGAGTAGGACAGGTCGAGGTAGCGTAGGGTAATGGGCAGGCACTTGAAGATCTCCATGGTGACCATGTTGTGGTCCAGGACCAGCCAGACCAGGCCAGGATTCCACTGGCACATTTCCTCCTCCCGGCCCCCGATGAGGTTGTGGCTGGCATTGATGTGGGTCAGGCGAGACCAGTGGGCTGTGAGCTTTGCCAAGTTTCTCAAACTGGTCAACTCATTTTTGGCCACGTAGAACCGCTCCAGTTTGGGCATGACGTTCTGGTAGTCGCAAAGCTGGTTGTAGATATAGGTGTCTCTCAGGCGGTTGTTAGAGACATCCAAGGCTACCACATTGCGCATCTCATCCCAGGCGTCACAGGGCACAAAGTTGAAGTTGACGTTGATAATGGAGAGGTTGGCGACACCGCTGAACCAGGTAAAGGTCCAGTCGAACCTCAGGATGTCGGGGTTGCTGATGTCCTGGAGCAGCAAGCTGTCCAGGGTCAGGTTGGCAATGCCCGCTCCTGAGCTGTTCCACTGGGGAGAACGGGCAAAGTCAATGGCCACCAGAGAGAGGTCACGGATGCGGGACTTCTGGACGTTCAGCAGGGCCAAGCGGAGCAAGTTTTCATTGAACTTGCCCCGGTAGAAGACCAACTTTTCGGCTCTCACCTCGGCCAAGCCAGAGAAGAGATCTGTGGAGTCTGTGTAGTAGGTGAACTCAAAGAGGTTACGGAAGCGGAGGTAGAGCAGTGGCTTACCCCGCAGGTCCCGCAGGATCATGGGCAAGGCCTTGGCGTTCTTGTCCAGTGCTATGTCACACCACAGGGCTGAGGTGTTGAGTACCGATAAGGCCCCTTCTTGATACTCCAACAGGCTGGATGCCGTCTTCAGGGCAAACTTCTGCAAAGCTATATCCCTCAAGGGGTAGAAGTCCTCCTTGCCAATAGTCTGGATCAGAGACCCACCCATAGAGAACACCTGCAGGCTCCTCAGCTGGCTGAAGACCTCATCCAGAGTGGAGCGGAGGTACAAGTTATTGGATATCTCCAGCCACCTCAGTTTCTTTAACGGCTTCAGGGCCTGCGAGGGGATCTGGTAGAGGGAGTTGTTGAAAAGGCTGAGCTCCTCCAGCAGGAGGCTGGTGGCAAAGGAATCTGCCGCAACATACGAGATGTTGTTGTAGCCCAGGTCCAAGCTCCGCAGCTGGGTCAGCGCAGAGAAGTCGTCCCAGGTGATCTCTTTGAGCCGGTTATATGAGAGGTCCAATCTGAGAAGGGTGCGGGGGAGATGGCGGGGAACTTGGTTCAGGTTCTGGCCCTTGCACATGGCCATTGTGTTGTCAGTGGTGATGAGGCATGGGTTGGCCCTGGCTGCCAGTCCTACCATCACTACACACCAAGCCAGGCATGTGC from the Carettochelys insculpta isolate YL-2023 chromosome 30, ASM3395843v1, whole genome shotgun sequence genome contains:
- the LOC142003700 gene encoding toll-like receptor 2, with the protein product MPPLAGTCLAWCVVMVGLAARANPCLITTDNTMAMCKGQNLNQVPRHLPRTLLRLDLSYNRLKEITWDDFSALTQLRSLDLGYNNISYVAADSFATSLLLEELSLFNNSLYQIPSQALKPLKKLRWLEISNNLYLRSTLDEVFSQLRSLQVFSMGGSLIQTIGKEDFYPLRDIALQKFALKTASSLLEYQEGALSVLNTSALWCDIALDKNAKALPMILRDLRGKPLLYLRFRNLFEFTYYTDSTDLFSGLAEVRAEKLVFYRGKFNENLLRLALLNVQKSRIRDLSLVAIDFARSPQWNSSGAGIANLTLDSLLLQDISNPDILRFDWTFTWFSGVANLSIINVNFNFVPCDAWDEMRNVVALDVSNNRLRDTYIYNQLCDYQNVMPKLERFYVAKNELTSLRNLAKLTAHWSRLTHINASHNLIGGREEEMCQWNPGLVWLVLDHNMVTMEIFKCLPITLRYLDLSYSQLDRLEMSYFVRCHDLQELKLSGNKIKFIPSEWKCPSLRTLAMDGNSFGIISEGSFVNMPELTILKAGNNPYHCTCDLYSFLQETRQKGRLTLLDWPQDWTCYHPQSLLDVKVGDYAPGLTECDVRVVVAISVSVTAVVIIATMVLCWRFDVPWYLQATYRIIRSKYRARQAHSTRAYMYHAFISYSYVDADWVRQELLRRLETSSPPYRICIHERDFTPGKWIIDNIIENIENSYKVIFILSHSFVDSEWCNYELYFAHQRAIGLGYEDVILIVKESIDPRSLPNKFCRLRKMLSTKTYLEWPSEPSRQPFFWIQLRNVLGKPEAINTGQDQVSLASVEMGTGVAEGNLAEGETTIDVAVTGS